In Moorena sp. SIOASIH, the following proteins share a genomic window:
- a CDS encoding type II toxin-antitoxin system VapC family toxin, which translates to MYLLDTNHCSRIIFGEPTLIQQLQLHSEADVATSVIVLGELFYMVAKSERTAANMQQVRAFLNRIDIYPITLPIAEIYGSIKGKLITAFGPKDKTKRRNFNPQSLGFGDNDLWIAATAIQYNLTVVSADNDFQRIQQVEPFALESWV; encoded by the coding sequence ATGTATTTACTCGACACCAACCACTGTAGTCGCATCATCTTTGGTGAACCTACCCTGATTCAGCAGCTACAACTACACAGTGAAGCGGATGTTGCCACCAGTGTCATCGTCCTTGGAGAACTTTTCTATATGGTAGCCAAATCTGAGCGAACAGCAGCTAATATGCAGCAAGTCAGAGCTTTTCTCAACAGGATCGACATTTACCCTATCACCCTTCCAATTGCTGAAATTTACGGCTCGATCAAAGGAAAGCTGATTACTGCTTTCGGTCCCAAAGATAAGACAAAGCGACGGAACTTCAACCCACAAAGCCTTGGCTTTGGAGACAACGATCTCTGGATTGCTGCTACAGCAATTCAATACAACCTGACAGTTGTCTCTGCCGACAATGACTTTCAGCGTATTCAACAGGTAGAACCCTTTGCCTTAGAATCTTGGGTTTGA
- a CDS encoding DUF5615 family PIN-like protein: MSKRIRYHLDEHIKSVIARKLRHRGIDVTTTVEVQLRTKSDDSQLAFASREGRVLVTHDNDFIKLAVTNPNHSGIAYCHQTKRSLGQIIETLVLMYEVYTPEDMIDRVEFL, translated from the coding sequence GTGAGTAAAAGGATTCGTTATCATTTGGATGAGCATATTAAATCGGTAATTGCCCGGAAATTACGCCATCGTGGAATTGATGTAACAACTACGGTTGAGGTACAGTTGAGAACTAAAAGTGATGATTCTCAATTAGCTTTTGCAAGTCGAGAAGGGAGAGTATTAGTAACTCATGATAATGATTTTATTAAACTAGCAGTTACAAATCCTAATCATTCAGGCATTGCTTATTGTCATCAAACTAAGCGTTCTCTTGGTCAAATTATTGAAACTTTGGTGTTAATGTATGAGGTTTATACTCCTGAAGATATGATTGATCGTGTTGAATTTTTATAA
- a CDS encoding DUF433 domain-containing protein, translated as MTQVSTEHISINPEIRFGKPCITGTRIAVIDIVNCYLNLEESIEDIAKDYNLSLASVHAAMTYYYDHREELEIRKAEGEAFAQEFAKNHPSLLQEKLRNLKGE; from the coding sequence ATGACACAAGTCAGTACAGAACATATTAGTATTAATCCCGAAATTCGCTTCGGTAAACCTTGCATTACGGGAACAAGGATAGCTGTTATTGATATTGTCAATTGCTATCTAAACCTGGAAGAATCAATTGAAGATATTGCTAAAGATTATAATTTATCACTAGCTTCGGTTCATGCGGCAATGACCTATTATTACGATCATCGAGAAGAACTGGAAATTCGTAAGGCAGAAGGGGAAGCATTTGCTCAGGAATTTGCTAAAAATCACCCTTCTTTGTTACAGGAAAAACTTAGGAATTTAAAGGGTGAGTAA
- a CDS encoding baseplate J/gp47 family protein — translation MNTNKKIIHQIFRDGVSQRGRLLRELEPDYVSVDERDVSDFLTFVQEYATKLNYYDESNRINGDWSSFFGGDVEQMVAYINNPESFADEPSTQRQLAQPHLVLLFTFLQLLRYPQQQFKALTQRYLDFYYKEVLQLRTKEEVPDKIHVIFELAQGEEAHLINKGTLLSAGQDSEGVNINYATDEDIVVNQAQVASIKTLFIDKKSIGLEEIHNQDNKSDQSFENMLRWAVGSPNQGDQLPKINVQVDGQTVDVDVDINYLKGTIYQATQDNQQTDNNITSYITYITEQLFFLNTDDFNYCFDIHDRQINKAQADKEEPTELEWNEVYKIIEKAYRKKITMGRRIALKGEQEQYGFESMMKLALGNPNPGDDLPEMPNGYTTLQEIFDHLTQERVIRYVKEELYLSVADFRKIMEIQATTENPNWEEVYRLVEKAQTKKRNFTYPPIGRTEIKNIHASSLVDAEEGQATISQRFNTFGNITQTSQNSIGFAVTSPVLLLQEGTRKITLTFASEGNTLNRDTFQEILSSDPFEIYLSSEAQWIQPQAFEAKVGDFIVEEPLVSYSIEELSPSPADADNGNFTSVSLTAEKKTFSESQVGQLLVWNDGYIFQITGLVSNKEANIQQIGIGNFPQEAVSTDQINLYRNSAIYLNSLQFQLTLDPTLPAILPPQPDESTFFLDSPYPVVKILLKEISSAENTQEKLYYDQFKSVRLEKVNIQVKAENIQDVQLRNDNSVLNPKITFQPFGNNPKVGSGFYFANREISTKKLDSITINIEWMGLPQDFATHYEVYKSTDVITEEITNDSFKASLKLFNNRSGVKIENSKSIFNQNPIHLNYQIPGYSLDTSSYETDTDDPFEQRRYFQLELESPDFAFAHDLYPVVSTKVALSTDNDIKSLPVYLPYTPQVKAISLDYTASEEIDLKNPPNPPHSSQIFQLHPFGYANIQTLNQDNQYYLLPNYQEQGTLYIGIRNLQPPQNISILFQMIPGSGNGELTPPQIHWSYLSGNAWQEFKDTEMLSDSTNGLVDSGIIRLSIPEGATSQHNLLPSGLHWLRASVTENAAAIPDTLDIKTQAVRATFVNQGNAADHLSKPLAANSIQGFVTRDPAINTVQQPYSSFGGKPKEDNRAFTIRVSERLRHKQRAITAWDYERLVLEHFPQIYKVKCITSAAGNHNPGDAKVTVVVIPGVANTAPFFPLEPKAPSYLLKEIQVYLQNYTSPFVQIVVKNPRYKPIQYKVGIRFRAGSDQGNYLKQLNEDIKRFLSPWAYEEQADITFGSSIHNSSVIHFIEKRPYVDYVGYLKLIEQVGIKAGSGGKSDIYYRVIPSNLAQVQHPDSILVSAPQHIIYLMGTESSYDEDDFEGIGYMRIFNDDFVVS, via the coding sequence ATGAATACAAACAAGAAAATTATACATCAAATTTTTCGGGATGGCGTTAGTCAGCGCGGACGCTTGCTAAGGGAACTCGAACCAGATTATGTTTCCGTAGATGAGCGCGATGTTTCTGATTTTCTCACCTTCGTACAAGAGTATGCCACAAAACTAAACTATTACGATGAGTCCAATCGGATAAATGGGGATTGGTCAAGTTTCTTTGGGGGAGATGTTGAGCAAATGGTTGCTTACATTAATAACCCGGAAAGTTTCGCAGACGAGCCATCGACACAAAGGCAATTAGCTCAACCTCATCTAGTTTTGTTGTTCACGTTTTTACAATTATTACGTTATCCTCAGCAACAGTTCAAGGCACTGACCCAAAGATATCTCGATTTTTACTATAAAGAGGTACTGCAGTTAAGGACAAAAGAGGAAGTTCCAGACAAGATTCATGTAATTTTTGAGCTGGCGCAAGGAGAAGAAGCCCATCTTATTAACAAGGGTACTTTGCTCAGTGCTGGACAAGATAGTGAAGGGGTTAATATTAACTATGCCACCGATGAAGATATAGTTGTTAATCAAGCTCAAGTAGCCAGCATCAAAACGTTATTTATAGACAAAAAATCTATTGGTTTAGAAGAAATTCATAATCAAGATAATAAGAGCGATCAAAGTTTTGAAAATATGCTGCGATGGGCGGTTGGCAGCCCCAACCAAGGAGACCAACTTCCTAAGATAAATGTTCAAGTTGATGGTCAAACTGTTGATGTTGATGTTGATATTAATTATCTCAAAGGAACTATTTATCAAGCGACTCAAGATAATCAACAAACAGATAATAACATAACCTCTTATATTACTTATATTACAGAACAATTATTTTTCCTCAACACAGACGATTTTAACTATTGCTTTGATATCCATGATAGGCAAATAAATAAAGCCCAAGCAGATAAAGAAGAACCTACAGAATTAGAATGGAACGAAGTTTATAAAATAATAGAAAAAGCCTACAGAAAAAAAATTACCATGGGGAGGCGTATAGCCTTAAAGGGAGAGCAAGAACAGTATGGTTTCGAGAGCATGATGAAATTGGCTCTTGGCAATCCTAATCCTGGTGATGATTTGCCGGAAATGCCTAATGGTTATACAACTCTCCAAGAGATATTTGATCATCTTACCCAAGAGCGAGTTATTAGATATGTCAAAGAAGAACTGTATCTGAGTGTGGCAGATTTCCGGAAGATTATGGAAATCCAAGCTACTACAGAAAATCCTAATTGGGAAGAAGTCTATCGCCTCGTTGAGAAAGCCCAAACCAAGAAAAGAAACTTTACTTACCCTCCTATTGGGAGAACGGAAATTAAGAATATCCATGCCAGTTCACTAGTTGACGCGGAAGAGGGACAAGCAACTATATCGCAACGTTTTAATACTTTTGGCAACATTACTCAAACCTCACAAAATTCCATCGGTTTTGCCGTTACTTCTCCCGTCTTGTTGTTGCAAGAAGGTACACGTAAGATTACCCTTACCTTCGCCTCTGAAGGAAACACTTTGAATCGGGATACTTTCCAAGAAATACTAAGTAGCGACCCTTTTGAGATTTACTTGAGTAGTGAAGCCCAATGGATACAACCTCAAGCTTTTGAAGCTAAAGTTGGCGATTTTATTGTAGAAGAACCACTAGTCTCTTATAGCATTGAAGAACTATCTCCCAGTCCTGCAGATGCTGACAATGGTAATTTTACCAGTGTTTCTTTGACTGCTGAAAAGAAAACATTTTCGGAAAGTCAGGTGGGGCAACTTCTGGTTTGGAATGATGGTTACATATTCCAGATTACAGGATTAGTTAGCAATAAAGAAGCTAATATACAGCAAATTGGTATCGGTAATTTCCCTCAAGAGGCTGTTAGTACTGACCAGATTAACCTCTATCGTAATTCTGCTATTTACCTCAACAGTTTACAGTTTCAGTTAACCCTCGATCCCACCCTACCTGCTATCTTGCCACCCCAACCAGATGAATCAACTTTTTTCCTGGACAGTCCCTATCCAGTGGTAAAAATTCTGTTGAAAGAAATATCATCAGCAGAAAATACCCAGGAAAAACTATATTACGATCAATTTAAATCGGTACGCTTAGAAAAAGTTAATATACAAGTCAAGGCTGAGAATATTCAAGATGTCCAACTGCGGAATGATAACTCAGTACTAAATCCCAAAATTACTTTTCAACCCTTTGGGAATAATCCTAAAGTAGGTTCGGGGTTTTACTTCGCTAATCGAGAAATTAGCACCAAAAAATTAGATAGTATTACCATTAATATCGAGTGGATGGGACTTCCTCAAGACTTTGCCACCCATTATGAGGTATACAAGAGCACCGATGTAATTACGGAGGAAATTACTAATGACAGCTTTAAAGCCAGTTTGAAACTTTTTAATAACCGAAGCGGTGTGAAGATTGAAAACTCCAAATCCATCTTTAACCAAAATCCAATTCACCTCAATTATCAAATTCCAGGCTATTCTCTCGACACTTCTTCCTATGAAACTGATACAGACGATCCTTTTGAACAAAGAAGGTATTTTCAACTGGAATTAGAAAGCCCAGATTTTGCATTTGCCCATGATTTATATCCAGTAGTATCAACTAAGGTGGCTTTGTCAACGGATAATGATATCAAATCCCTGCCAGTTTATCTCCCTTACACCCCGCAAGTTAAAGCCATCTCCCTCGACTATACCGCCTCAGAGGAGATTGACCTAAAAAACCCTCCAAATCCACCTCACTCTAGTCAAATCTTCCAACTTCATCCCTTTGGCTATGCCAATATCCAAACTCTCAATCAAGACAACCAATATTATCTCTTACCGAACTATCAAGAACAAGGCACTTTATACATTGGTATCCGTAATCTGCAACCACCCCAAAACATTTCCATCCTCTTCCAAATGATACCGGGGAGTGGCAATGGGGAACTAACTCCACCACAGATTCACTGGAGTTACTTGAGTGGTAATGCTTGGCAGGAATTTAAAGATACAGAGATGCTTTCCGATAGTACCAATGGGTTAGTCGATTCGGGTATTATCCGCTTGAGTATCCCGGAGGGAGCCACCAGTCAGCATAACCTATTACCCAGTGGTTTACATTGGTTACGAGCCAGCGTTACGGAAAATGCTGCTGCCATTCCTGATACTCTGGACATCAAAACCCAAGCTGTCAGGGCGACCTTTGTGAATCAGGGGAATGCAGCCGACCATTTAAGTAAACCCCTCGCAGCTAATTCCATTCAAGGATTTGTAACACGAGATCCCGCCATCAACACAGTACAACAGCCCTATAGTTCCTTTGGCGGTAAACCAAAAGAAGACAATCGCGCCTTCACCATCCGGGTGAGTGAAAGACTGCGCCATAAACAGAGGGCTATAACCGCCTGGGATTACGAACGTCTAGTATTGGAACATTTCCCCCAAATCTATAAGGTGAAATGTATCACCTCTGCTGCTGGCAACCACAATCCTGGTGATGCCAAGGTAACCGTGGTGGTAATTCCCGGCGTGGCGAATACTGCGCCTTTCTTTCCCCTCGAACCCAAAGCACCTTCCTACTTACTAAAGGAAATCCAGGTATACCTGCAAAACTATACCTCACCATTTGTGCAAATCGTGGTGAAAAATCCCCGCTACAAACCCATTCAATACAAAGTGGGTATCCGTTTTCGCGCTGGATCTGACCAGGGGAACTATCTCAAACAACTCAATGAAGATATTAAACGCTTTTTGTCCCCGTGGGCCTATGAAGAACAAGCAGACATTACCTTTGGTAGTTCAATCCATAATTCCTCAGTGATCCATTTTATTGAGAAAAGACCCTATGTAGATTATGTTGGCTATCTCAAATTAATTGAGCAAGTCGGCATTAAAGCTGGATCTGGCGGCAAGTCAGATATCTATTATCGGGTGATTCCGTCTAATCTCGCCCAGGTGCAACACCCGGATTCAATTTTGGTTTCTGCCCCTCAACATATTATCTACCTAATGGGCACAGAAAGTTCTTATGATGAAGATGATTTTGAGGGAATTGGTTATATGAGAATTTTTAATGATGATTTTGTTGTTAGTTAA